The Stappia sp. genome window below encodes:
- a CDS encoding short-chain fatty acyl-CoA regulator family protein, producing the protein MMKKLFLGRQIRALREKAALTQRDFAERLGLSTSYVNQLENNQRPVSAPVLLSLSERFGLDISALSVDENDRLLAALQEVFADPVFAGAVPGLQDFKMVCQNAPDLAHGLVRLHQAYRQTSEQLVMLDATLARNEAAARPTPYEEVRDFFHFENNYIHDLDVAAEALSERLTGTGRVFARDLVQHLEAAHGVSVERRRAGEDSGQIRTYDGGSRRLVLNEALPEATIIFQLAHQIALLEATEIIDDVLRRANFQTEDAVHVARIGLANAFAGALVLPYKPFLRTAQETRHDLDLIADRFGASLEQVAHRLSTLQRPRLKGIPFFFARVDRAGNITKRHSATRLQFARFGAACPLWNVHRAFEAHGTIIRQLAETPDGSRYISLAAHIVKKSGGFSGPVLHYAIALGTEIAHAREIVYCDDLDVTRDAAFEPIGISCRICERLTCPQRSVPPLNRPISIDSNKRGLVPYAIR; encoded by the coding sequence ATGATGAAAAAACTCTTCCTCGGGCGCCAGATCCGCGCCTTGCGCGAAAAGGCGGCGCTGACGCAGCGGGACTTTGCCGAAAGGCTCGGCCTGTCGACCAGCTATGTCAACCAGCTGGAGAACAATCAGCGGCCCGTCTCGGCGCCGGTGCTGCTGTCGCTCAGCGAACGCTTCGGCCTCGATATCTCCGCGCTCAGCGTGGATGAGAACGACCGTCTGCTGGCCGCTCTGCAGGAGGTCTTCGCCGATCCGGTCTTCGCCGGCGCGGTGCCGGGCCTGCAGGACTTCAAGATGGTCTGTCAGAACGCGCCCGATCTGGCGCATGGGCTGGTGCGGCTGCATCAGGCCTATCGCCAGACAAGCGAGCAGCTCGTCATGCTTGACGCGACGCTGGCGCGCAACGAGGCGGCGGCCCGGCCGACCCCTTACGAGGAAGTGCGCGACTTCTTCCATTTCGAGAACAACTACATCCACGACCTCGACGTGGCGGCGGAGGCCCTGTCCGAACGGCTCACCGGCACGGGTCGCGTCTTCGCCCGCGATCTCGTCCAGCATCTGGAAGCGGCGCATGGCGTCAGCGTGGAACGCCGCCGCGCTGGCGAGGACAGCGGCCAGATCCGCACCTATGACGGCGGCAGCCGCCGCCTTGTGCTCAACGAGGCGCTGCCCGAGGCGACGATCATCTTCCAACTCGCCCACCAGATCGCGCTGCTGGAGGCGACCGAGATCATCGACGACGTGTTGCGGCGGGCGAATTTCCAGACCGAGGATGCGGTCCACGTCGCCCGCATCGGCCTCGCCAACGCCTTCGCGGGCGCGCTGGTGCTGCCCTACAAGCCGTTCCTGCGCACCGCGCAGGAGACCCGGCACGATCTCGATCTGATCGCCGACCGCTTCGGGGCGAGCCTGGAGCAGGTCGCCCACCGCCTGTCGACGCTTCAGCGTCCGCGTCTGAAGGGCATTCCCTTCTTCTTCGCCCGCGTCGACCGCGCCGGCAACATCACCAAGCGCCACAGCGCGACGCGCCTGCAATTCGCACGCTTCGGCGCGGCCTGCCCCTTGTGGAACGTGCACCGCGCCTTCGAGGCGCATGGCACGATCATCCGGCAATTGGCCGAAACGCCGGACGGCTCGCGCTACATCTCGCTTGCCGCGCACATCGTGAAGAAGTCGGGCGGCTTCAGCGGCCCCGTCCTGCATTACGCGATCGCGCTGGGCACCGAGATCGCCCACGCCCGCGAGATCGTCTATTGCGACGATCTGGACGTGACTCGCGACGCGGCCTTCGAGCCCATCGGCATCTCCTGCCGGATCTGCGAACGCCTGACCTGCCCGCAGCGCTCCGTGCCCCCGCTCAACCGGCCGATCAGCATCGACAGCAACAAGCGCGGGCTGGTGCCCTACGCAATCCGCTGA